A region of Ignatzschineria larvae DSM 13226 DNA encodes the following proteins:
- a CDS encoding 5'-methylthioadenosine/adenosylhomocysteine nucleosidase, with amino-acid sequence MVGIIGIIGAMKQEVALMASLIKNRKEQTIAGVHFISGELQGHSVVLLRSGVGKVQAAMATTLLHEYYHPTAIINIGSAGGLVNGMDIGDIIISNETAHHDVDLSPIGLEAGKLPDLPRTFPSDPALVTLVATVLTELEMNHKIGLIGTGDAFIADQNRVEIIKNCFPDILAVEMEAAAIAQVAYLYQTPFIVIRALSDLPDKEMPMSFVEYLDLAAKNSAEIVLQVLAKIDQVTLT; translated from the coding sequence ATGGTAGGGATTATCGGGATTATTGGTGCAATGAAGCAAGAAGTCGCTTTAATGGCTTCACTGATTAAAAATCGAAAAGAACAGACTATTGCCGGTGTTCATTTTATTAGCGGTGAGCTGCAAGGTCATTCGGTTGTGCTGCTTCGCTCCGGCGTTGGTAAAGTACAAGCGGCGATGGCGACCACGCTACTTCACGAATATTATCATCCAACCGCTATTATCAATATCGGTTCTGCCGGCGGGCTCGTAAACGGCATGGACATTGGCGATATTATTATCTCCAATGAAACAGCTCACCACGATGTGGATCTCTCTCCTATTGGGCTTGAAGCAGGAAAATTACCCGATCTTCCCCGCACATTCCCCTCTGATCCAGCGCTTGTGACCTTAGTCGCCACTGTTTTAACAGAGCTAGAGATGAATCATAAAATCGGTTTAATTGGTACAGGGGATGCTTTTATTGCCGATCAAAATCGAGTAGAGATCATCAAAAATTGCTTTCCTGATATTTTAGCTGTGGAGATGGAAGCTGCTGCTATTGCCCAGGTTGCCTATCTCTACCAAACTCCTTTTATCGTCATCCGTGCCCTTTCCGATCTTCCTGATAAAGAGATGCCGATGAGTTTTGTGGAATATTTAGATTTAGCGGCTAAAAATTCTGCTGAAATCGTGTTACAAGTTTTGGCCAAAATCGATCAAGTTACACTTACCTAA
- a CDS encoding amino acid permease, with protein sequence MSVEKGKVLKLKRGLKNRHIQMIALGGAIGTGLFYGSAESIALVGPAILLSYLLGGFVIYLIMTMMGEMSTHEPVAGAFSHFSYKYWGEFPGFLAGWNYWFLYVLVSMAELSAIGIYVQFWFPEIPMWVSSLFVLIVITILNLFSIRIYGEFEFWFAFVKVMAIILLIALGLYLIIWGVDGATISNLWQYDGFFPFGIKEFLLSLVVVMFSFGGTELIGITAAEADDPQKSIPKAIKQVIWRILLFYILSIAILMILHPWNEIGVEGSPFVIIFQEMGFGIVNTPCGPLNIPATFFNVVVLSAAISVYNSGIYSNGRMLYGLAEQGNAPKVFLKLNRNAAPFMAILFSSLCTLVAVVINFLVPEGAFMRIMSLAVAAATITWGLIVIVQYRFRKQVDAKSLSFKVPFYPFSNFFALGFLILLLIMMTQSGNMKYAVMVMPIWILVLYIGFRIKKRVTKPKSSGR encoded by the coding sequence ATGTCGGTGGAAAAGGGAAAAGTATTAAAACTCAAACGGGGATTAAAAAATCGCCATATACAGATGATTGCACTCGGCGGTGCCATTGGAACAGGGCTCTTTTATGGCTCGGCAGAATCCATTGCATTAGTCGGGCCTGCGATTTTGCTCTCCTATCTTTTAGGGGGCTTTGTCATCTATTTAATTATGACGATGATGGGGGAGATGTCTACCCATGAACCTGTTGCCGGCGCTTTTAGTCACTTCTCGTATAAATATTGGGGTGAATTTCCGGGATTTTTAGCGGGCTGGAATTACTGGTTTCTCTACGTTTTAGTGAGTATGGCCGAGCTATCGGCGATCGGAATTTATGTCCAATTTTGGTTCCCTGAGATCCCGATGTGGGTTTCATCCCTGTTTGTATTGATTGTGATTACCATTCTCAATCTCTTTTCAATCCGGATTTACGGAGAATTTGAATTTTGGTTTGCCTTTGTCAAAGTGATGGCCATTATTCTGCTCATTGCATTAGGTCTCTATCTTATTATTTGGGGAGTTGATGGCGCAACGATTAGTAATCTCTGGCAATACGATGGCTTCTTTCCTTTTGGGATTAAAGAATTTCTGCTCTCGTTAGTTGTAGTGATGTTCTCTTTCGGAGGCACAGAATTGATTGGAATCACTGCGGCAGAAGCAGATGATCCTCAAAAATCGATTCCAAAAGCGATTAAACAAGTTATCTGGCGGATTCTACTTTTCTATATTCTCTCCATTGCGATTTTGATGATTCTGCATCCTTGGAATGAGATCGGAGTAGAGGGTAGCCCATTTGTAATTATCTTCCAAGAGATGGGATTTGGTATCGTCAATACTCCTTGTGGACCGCTCAATATTCCGGCAACATTTTTCAATGTAGTGGTTTTATCGGCAGCGATCTCTGTCTATAACAGCGGAATTTATAGCAATGGTCGGATGCTCTATGGTTTAGCTGAGCAGGGAAATGCGCCTAAAGTCTTCTTGAAGCTCAATCGTAATGCCGCGCCCTTTATGGCAATTCTCTTCTCATCACTCTGTACTTTAGTGGCAGTTGTCATTAATTTCTTAGTACCGGAGGGGGCATTTATGCGCATTATGTCCTTAGCCGTTGCCGCTGCAACCATTACCTGGGGCTTGATTGTGATTGTGCAGTATCGTTTTAGAAAACAAGTAGATGCGAAAAGCTTAAGTTTTAAAGTTCCTTTCTATCCTTTTAGTAACTTTTTTGCCCTTGGTTTTTTAATTCTACTGTTAATCATGATGACTCAATCTGGCAATATGAAATATGCAGTGATGGTGATGCCGATCTGGATTTTAGTACTCTATATCGGTTTTCGGATTAAAAAACGGGTGACAAAACCCAAATCCTCGGGGCGATAA
- a CDS encoding TRAP transporter small permease: protein MFLRTYQWFDNAWQKTEIVVTVVILSAMTFVTFIYTMLNNLYTPFYHLADWVAGEEPGFWEDLFLNIGDWMMDLATSMNWSNRFTAACFAWLIFFCMSYGVRISGHIGVDALVKLFNQKMQRTLAYIGLGACLLYGGIMLFASLDWVLNFYKLGTYAEDLDRFGIRRWHITMIVPLGFLLVIIRYLEVGYRIWTHQQDTLGLADEAKDAIDEIATAEHIKVADK from the coding sequence ATGTTTTTACGCACATATCAATGGTTCGATAATGCTTGGCAAAAAACCGAGATTGTTGTGACAGTTGTGATTCTATCAGCGATGACCTTTGTCACTTTTATCTATACGATGCTCAATAATCTCTATACGCCATTTTATCATTTAGCCGATTGGGTTGCCGGCGAGGAACCGGGATTTTGGGAGGATCTCTTCCTTAATATTGGTGATTGGATGATGGATTTAGCCACTTCAATGAATTGGTCTAATCGTTTTACGGCTGCATGTTTTGCTTGGCTAATCTTTTTCTGTATGTCCTATGGCGTTCGTATCAGCGGTCATATCGGTGTGGATGCATTAGTGAAGTTATTCAATCAAAAGATGCAACGAACTTTAGCTTACATTGGCTTAGGTGCTTGTCTGCTCTATGGTGGCATTATGCTGTTTGCCAGCTTAGATTGGGTACTCAACTTTTATAAACTAGGGACTTATGCTGAAGATTTAGATCGCTTTGGCATTCGTCGTTGGCATATTACGATGATTGTTCCTTTAGGCTTTCTACTCGTCATTATCCGTTATTTAGAAGTAGGTTACCGCATTTGGACGCATCAGCAGGATACACTCGGGCTTGCCGATGAGGCGAAAGATGCAATCGATGAGATTGCAACCGCAGAGCACATTAAAGTCGCCGATAAATAA
- the dctM gene encoding C4-dicarboxylate TRAP transporter large permease protein DctM, producing the protein MTILFLFLLLFILMLIGIPVAISLGLSSALTIILFSPDSPRSLAIKMFETSEHTTLLAIPFFLIAGAFMTTGGVARRLIDFANVCVGHIRGGLAIGSVLACMLFAALSGSSPATVAAVGSIAIAGMVRSGYSQSFGTGIICNAGTLGILIPPSIVMVVYAAATEQSVGKMFMAGVVPGALLGVALMVAIYIVARVKKLPAQPRATVKEWFTTFRKALWGLLLMVIILGGIYSGMYTPTEAAAVAAVYSMFVALFVYRDMPLKDYPKVMLESGKMTVMLMFIIANAMLFAHVLTTEQIPQTIASWVTEMGFSPWMFLIVVNIVLLIAGSFMEPSAVILILAPIFFPIAMELGIDPIHLGIIMVVNMEIGLITPPVGLNLFVASAVTGMPITKTIKAALPWLMILLFFLLLITYIPAISLGLPTWLGMM; encoded by the coding sequence ATGACCATACTATTTTTATTTCTATTACTCTTTATTTTAATGTTGATCGGGATTCCGGTTGCGATCTCACTCGGCTTGTCGAGTGCTTTAACCATCATTCTATTTAGTCCAGATTCTCCTCGGAGTTTGGCGATTAAGATGTTTGAAACATCAGAACATACAACATTACTGGCTATTCCATTTTTCCTCATTGCCGGGGCATTTATGACAACAGGCGGAGTTGCGCGCCGTTTGATTGATTTTGCTAATGTCTGTGTAGGTCATATTCGCGGCGGTTTAGCGATTGGCTCAGTACTTGCTTGTATGCTCTTTGCTGCGCTCTCAGGTTCAAGCCCGGCAACAGTCGCAGCAGTTGGTTCGATTGCGATTGCCGGCATGGTGCGCTCAGGTTATAGCCAATCCTTTGGTACAGGAATTATCTGTAATGCCGGAACCTTAGGGATTTTGATTCCCCCATCAATTGTTATGGTTGTCTATGCCGCTGCGACCGAACAATCGGTGGGAAAGATGTTTATGGCGGGCGTAGTTCCTGGCGCACTTTTAGGCGTTGCTTTAATGGTGGCAATTTACATTGTCGCGCGCGTTAAAAAGTTACCCGCACAGCCAAGGGCAACAGTGAAAGAGTGGTTTACTACTTTCCGTAAAGCTTTATGGGGATTATTACTGATGGTGATTATCCTGGGTGGAATCTATTCAGGAATGTATACGCCTACAGAGGCTGCCGCAGTTGCAGCAGTCTATTCAATGTTTGTAGCCCTCTTTGTCTATCGAGATATGCCTTTAAAAGATTACCCAAAAGTAATGTTAGAATCAGGAAAGATGACGGTGATGCTGATGTTCATCATTGCCAATGCGATGCTTTTTGCCCATGTGTTAACGACGGAGCAGATTCCGCAAACAATTGCTAGTTGGGTAACCGAGATGGGCTTTTCCCCTTGGATGTTCCTCATTGTAGTGAATATTGTCTTACTGATTGCCGGCAGCTTTATGGAGCCATCGGCGGTGATTCTGATCTTAGCACCGATCTTTTTCCCCATTGCGATGGAGCTTGGAATTGATCCGATTCATCTAGGGATTATTATGGTGGTGAACATGGAAATTGGTTTAATTACACCGCCTGTAGGGCTTAATCTCTTCGTAGCTTCAGCGGTAACAGGAATGCCGATTACGAAGACGATTAAAGCGGCGCTACCTTGGTTGATGATTTTGCTCTTCTTCTTATTGCTTATCACCTATATCCCGGCGATCTCATTAGGATTACCTACTTGGTTAGGAATGATGTAG
- the pgsA gene encoding CDP-diacylglycerol--glycerol-3-phosphate 3-phosphatidyltransferase: protein MNLPSLITWARVVAIPVFILCYFFPTPHKHLVLAILFMAAAATDWLDGYLARKWNQTSSFGAFLDPVADKLLVAVALIAIVDNDPHKWYLTLSVMIIISREITISALREWMASMGERGVVAVSWIGKWKTTFQMAAITLLLYGEKLLGIPLYEVGLIFMLIATVLTLWSMVQYLYSTWKVLSVKENL from the coding sequence ATGAATCTTCCAAGCCTTATCACTTGGGCACGCGTAGTTGCGATCCCGGTGTTTATTCTCTGTTACTTTTTCCCTACACCTCATAAGCATCTGGTGCTAGCTATTCTCTTTATGGCTGCCGCCGCAACCGATTGGTTAGATGGCTATCTTGCTCGAAAGTGGAATCAAACTTCGAGTTTTGGGGCATTTTTAGACCCCGTTGCCGATAAGCTCCTTGTGGCTGTGGCACTTATCGCCATTGTCGATAATGATCCTCACAAATGGTATTTGACCTTATCGGTAATGATTATTATCAGCCGAGAAATCACCATTTCTGCCCTACGGGAATGGATGGCAAGTATGGGTGAGCGCGGTGTTGTCGCCGTCTCTTGGATTGGTAAATGGAAAACGACCTTTCAAATGGCGGCTATTACCCTTCTACTCTATGGTGAGAAGTTATTGGGTATCCCGCTTTATGAAGTGGGGCTAATCTTTATGCTGATAGCTACCGTTTTAACCCTTTGGTCAATGGTGCAGTATCTCTACTCCACATGGAAAGTATTGAGTGTAAAAGAGAATTTGTAA
- the guaB gene encoding IMP dehydrogenase, translating to MLRIMEKGLTFDDVLLVPDYSEVLPRDVSLKTQLTQKISLNIPLLSAAMDTVTESKMAIALAQLGGIGIIHKNLTPAEQARQVRKVKNFESGVLTDPITVTTDCTLEEVRNIMRHRNISSVPVLTLDKKVAGIITTRDLRFQTDLSLNITEAMTNRDRLITIHEGATKEEIIEKLRANRLERLVVVNDNNELRGLITVKDLSLTDTHPNAVTDDQDRLICGAAVGAGAGTEERIEQLVDVGVDLIIVDTAHGHSKGVIDRVRWVKQTYPDLQVISGNIATGEAAKALLAAGTDGVKVGIGPGSICTTRIVAGIGFPQISAIANVAEALRGTGVPVIADGGIRYSGDMAKALAAGANSIMVGSILAGTDESPGEIEFYQGRAYKSYRGMGSIGAMNAGSSDRYFQEGSSADKLVPEGIEGRVAYKGSVAPIVHQLMGGIRAGMGYVGCGTIAEMNTKPRFVEITSAGMSESHVHDVTITKEAPNYSR from the coding sequence ATGCTTAGAATAATGGAGAAAGGTTTAACTTTTGATGATGTATTATTAGTCCCTGATTACTCTGAAGTGCTTCCGCGAGATGTGTCACTCAAGACGCAATTGACTCAGAAAATATCGTTAAACATTCCTCTTCTTTCAGCTGCGATGGATACTGTAACTGAGAGTAAAATGGCGATTGCTTTAGCACAATTAGGCGGCATTGGTATTATCCATAAGAACTTAACGCCGGCAGAGCAAGCGCGTCAAGTACGTAAAGTAAAAAACTTTGAAAGCGGTGTATTAACAGATCCGATTACCGTTACCACTGATTGCACTTTAGAAGAGGTGCGCAATATTATGCGTCACCGCAATATTTCAAGTGTGCCGGTTTTAACACTTGATAAAAAGGTTGCCGGCATTATCACGACCCGCGACTTACGATTCCAAACGGATCTATCTTTAAATATTACAGAGGCGATGACGAACCGTGATCGCCTTATTACTATCCACGAGGGCGCGACCAAAGAAGAGATTATCGAAAAACTCCGTGCTAATCGTCTTGAGCGTCTAGTGGTTGTGAATGACAATAATGAACTACGTGGCTTAATTACAGTTAAAGATCTCTCATTAACGGATACGCATCCTAATGCGGTGACTGATGATCAAGATCGTCTAATCTGTGGAGCGGCTGTGGGTGCAGGTGCCGGAACAGAAGAACGTATTGAACAATTAGTGGATGTAGGTGTTGATTTGATTATTGTGGATACTGCACACGGTCATTCAAAAGGTGTGATTGATCGTGTTCGTTGGGTGAAGCAGACTTATCCTGATCTACAAGTAATCAGCGGTAACATTGCAACAGGCGAAGCAGCGAAAGCATTATTAGCAGCGGGAACAGATGGTGTGAAAGTCGGGATTGGTCCTGGTTCTATCTGTACAACTCGTATTGTGGCCGGTATTGGTTTCCCACAAATTAGTGCTATTGCTAACGTAGCTGAAGCGCTTCGTGGTACAGGTGTTCCTGTGATTGCCGATGGGGGTATTCGTTATTCAGGTGATATGGCGAAAGCATTAGCCGCAGGCGCAAACTCGATTATGGTCGGTTCAATTTTAGCAGGTACTGATGAATCACCCGGTGAAATTGAATTCTATCAAGGTCGTGCTTACAAATCATACCGCGGTATGGGGTCTATCGGTGCGATGAATGCCGGTTCTTCAGATCGTTATTTCCAAGAAGGTTCAAGTGCGGATAAGCTGGTACCAGAAGGAATCGAAGGACGCGTTGCTTATAAAGGTTCAGTAGCCCCTATCGTACATCAATTAATGGGCGGTATCCGCGCAGGAATGGGGTATGTGGGTTGTGGCACAATTGCTGAAATGAACACTAAACCACGCTTTGTAGAGATCACAAGTGCCGGTATGAGTGAATCACACGTACACGATGTGACTATTACTAAAGAAGCACCTAACTATTCACGTTAA